The Mucilaginibacter yixingensis genome window below encodes:
- a CDS encoding Gfo/Idh/MocA family protein produces MVKVALIGAGKMGISHLSILGAHNDVEVVGVCDTSKMINDFLSRYGKFNCFTDLKKMLKETKPDAVVVAVPTKFHYSIIKDLLESNVHVFAEKPFCLTTKQGEELVQMAERQKLITQVGYHNKFIGTFGEVKRLVQKGALGKIYHFVAESYGPVVIRPKQDTWRSDPSEGGGCLLDYASHVIDLVSDILAPVAKAKASLLKSVFSNTVEDAVYSTLELENQISGTLSVNWSDETHRKMSTSITLVGTNGKIVSDANELKVYLKENDGNEGYDKGWTVKYITDLTDQVDFYLRGEEYSAQLDYFVKAVSGKVPNTINTFRSAWYTDKAIEMIRQSAN; encoded by the coding sequence ATGGTTAAAGTAGCACTAATCGGCGCCGGCAAAATGGGGATATCGCATTTGTCGATACTTGGCGCTCACAATGACGTGGAAGTTGTGGGAGTTTGCGATACGTCAAAAATGATCAACGATTTTCTTTCCCGTTATGGGAAATTTAATTGCTTTACAGATCTGAAAAAAATGTTGAAAGAAACTAAACCCGATGCTGTCGTTGTTGCTGTTCCAACAAAATTTCACTATAGCATTATTAAAGATCTGCTTGAAAGCAATGTACATGTTTTTGCCGAAAAGCCATTCTGTCTTACAACCAAGCAGGGCGAAGAGCTGGTACAAATGGCGGAAAGACAGAAGCTTATTACCCAAGTTGGTTATCACAATAAGTTTATAGGCACATTTGGTGAAGTTAAGCGCCTAGTACAAAAAGGTGCTTTAGGTAAAATATATCATTTCGTGGCTGAATCATACGGCCCTGTAGTGATCCGACCGAAACAAGATACATGGCGCTCAGATCCATCTGAAGGCGGCGGCTGCTTACTTGATTATGCATCACACGTTATTGATCTGGTAAGTGATATTTTGGCACCTGTTGCCAAAGCCAAAGCCAGTTTACTTAAATCTGTATTCTCAAACACGGTTGAAGACGCAGTTTATTCTACCTTGGAGTTAGAGAACCAGATAAGCGGCACGCTTTCTGTTAACTGGAGCGATGAAACTCATAGAAAAATGTCTACTTCTATCACGCTGGTAGGTACAAACGGAAAGATCGTATCAGACGCAAACGAACTGAAGGTTTATCTGAAAGAGAACGACGGCAATGAGGGTTATGATAAAGGATGGACCGTAAAATACATTACTGACCTTACCGACCAGGTTGACTTTTACCTGCGTGGCGAAGAATACTCTGCACAGTTAGATTATTTTGTAAAAGCCGTATCCGGGAAAGTACCAAATACCATCAATACCTTCCGTTCGGCATGGTATACTGATAAAGCAATTGAAATGATTAGACAAAGCGCCAACTAA
- a CDS encoding glycosyltransferase family 4 protein: MKVLHVGAKNYPPAHGGTERVVYNIVNSIDDVDFYILVEWQQQETDRIFVMPEGLGYLAKMKYIHQFAKQHGIDIIHFHNEKYIPMAMLLAIRFKNIVLTVHGVHFRSPKWNMINRSIFWCVDVLGTVFLPRLVFCSEYDEKAFAKYIFFRKTYFINNGTNISPLKQTEQSIEFSDTYIYLGRITPAKNVLRLVDAATSRKIKLHIYGVLDKECQEYCDEVMGKINASDYVEYKGVVPYDQVFQTMIKYKAFLYITIMEGLPLAVLEAASCGMFLILSDIPHHTFLKVPNVKYVDVKDPQIPYPEEIPSGADNRAHILAHFSNKQMGDEYKKIYNSLKTMR, from the coding sequence ATGAAGGTTTTACACGTAGGCGCTAAAAATTATCCACCAGCTCATGGCGGCACCGAAAGAGTTGTATACAATATCGTTAACTCGATTGACGATGTTGATTTTTACATCCTGGTAGAATGGCAGCAGCAAGAAACCGATCGCATTTTTGTAATGCCCGAGGGCCTCGGCTATCTGGCAAAAATGAAATATATACACCAATTTGCCAAACAGCATGGTATAGATATTATTCATTTCCATAACGAAAAGTATATACCAATGGCTATGCTGCTGGCCATACGTTTTAAAAATATAGTGCTTACAGTACACGGCGTCCACTTCAGAAGCCCGAAATGGAATATGATCAACCGCAGCATATTCTGGTGTGTAGATGTTTTAGGAACCGTATTTTTACCACGCTTGGTATTCTGCTCTGAATATGATGAAAAGGCTTTCGCCAAATACATCTTCTTCAGAAAAACATATTTTATTAACAACGGCACTAATATTAGTCCGCTCAAGCAAACCGAGCAAAGCATCGAGTTTTCTGATACCTATATCTACCTGGGCCGTATTACGCCAGCTAAAAATGTACTCCGGTTGGTAGACGCTGCAACATCAAGGAAAATTAAGCTTCATATTTATGGCGTGCTTGACAAAGAGTGCCAGGAATATTGTGACGAGGTAATGGGTAAAATAAACGCCAGCGACTATGTAGAGTATAAAGGCGTAGTGCCTTATGATCAGGTATTTCAAACCATGATCAAGTATAAAGCATTCCTCTACATCACTATCATGGAAGGCCTGCCCCTTGCCGTGCTCGAAGCGGCCTCATGTGGCATGTTCCTTATTCTTTCAGATATTCCCCATCATACTTTCCTTAAAGTACCAAATGTTAAGTATGTTGATGTCAAAGATCCACAAATTCCTTATCCGGAAGAAATTCCCTCAGGCGCTGATAACAGGGCACATATACTGGCTCATTTCTCAAATAAGCAAATGGGCGATGAGTACAAAAAAATCTATAACTCATTAAAAACAATGCGTTAA
- a CDS encoding oligosaccharide flippase family protein, producing the protein MSVKKNFLFNSVLLVSQYIFPMLVFPYITRIFGASTLGLVSFVDGICDYFVLFSALGLTITGIRAIARANGNKEELSKTFSELFSIHLITTTLFLIFYTILIFTVPKMRISNELFLISIAKLFFNVFLVEWFYRGIENFKFITVRTILIKAIYVVLVFVFVKTKNDFTIYYILTCSVIVLNSIVNFLNTKGKVSIHFRNLNLKQHLPSFFNIGIYILVTSMYTTLNIGFLGFASNNTSVGYYSTSSKIFMIVLGFFSALNTVLIPRLSSLIVGDDQRTFLDLIHKSLNVVITFSFPIVFCGFMLAKSIIYIISGPGYDGAVLCFKLIIPLIFILGLAQIFANQILMTIKKDKELLKASIVGAICGITLNFILVPHYKEVGTSIVLLISEITVTAILYSYVIKFTEFRLPVKKILVNIVLSIPYIIISFITMAIFSKPIVVLAIAGSVSGLYFILSQLFILKNQLLLPYYNKLLAIKS; encoded by the coding sequence ATGAGCGTAAAAAAAAACTTCTTGTTCAATAGTGTCTTGCTTGTTTCCCAATATATTTTCCCGATGCTAGTATTTCCTTATATCACCAGAATATTTGGGGCTTCAACATTAGGACTTGTGAGTTTTGTAGATGGCATTTGTGATTATTTTGTACTGTTTAGCGCCCTTGGTCTTACAATAACTGGCATAAGGGCGATTGCAAGAGCTAATGGTAACAAAGAGGAATTAAGCAAAACTTTCTCTGAGCTTTTTAGCATTCATTTAATAACTACTACTTTATTCCTCATCTTTTATACCATTTTGATTTTCACAGTGCCCAAAATGCGTATAAGCAACGAACTCTTTCTTATTTCTATCGCAAAACTATTCTTTAATGTCTTTTTAGTGGAGTGGTTTTACCGGGGGATTGAGAACTTTAAATTCATTACCGTACGTACTATACTTATAAAAGCGATTTACGTTGTGCTTGTTTTTGTGTTTGTCAAAACCAAAAATGATTTCACTATTTATTACATTTTGACATGCTCTGTTATTGTCCTAAACTCAATCGTTAATTTTTTAAATACAAAAGGAAAAGTAAGCATCCATTTTAGAAATCTGAATCTAAAGCAGCATTTGCCATCTTTTTTCAACATTGGTATATATATACTTGTTACAAGTATGTATACAACATTGAATATTGGTTTTTTGGGTTTTGCATCGAATAATACATCTGTTGGATACTATTCTACATCGTCTAAGATTTTCATGATAGTTCTTGGCTTTTTCAGCGCGCTAAATACAGTTCTGATACCCAGGCTTTCTTCATTAATAGTTGGAGACGACCAACGTACATTCTTAGATCTTATCCATAAGTCACTTAACGTTGTAATAACTTTTTCCTTTCCAATTGTATTTTGCGGGTTTATGCTTGCCAAGTCTATTATTTATATCATATCTGGGCCTGGCTATGATGGTGCAGTATTGTGTTTTAAACTTATCATTCCTTTGATATTTATATTAGGCTTAGCTCAAATATTCGCCAATCAAATTTTAATGACGATCAAAAAGGATAAAGAACTTTTAAAAGCATCAATCGTAGGAGCAATTTGTGGAATTACATTGAACTTTATATTAGTACCTCATTATAAAGAAGTTGGTACATCAATAGTATTGCTAATTTCAGAAATAACTGTTACAGCAATATTATATAGCTATGTTATTAAATTTACCGAGTTCCGCTTACCGGTAAAAAAGATCTTGGTAAACATCGTTTTATCGATTCCATACATTATAATTTCATTTATCACTATGGCTATATTTTCCAAACCTATCGTGGTATTAGCCATTGCAGGAAGTGTTTCAGGATTGTACTTTATTCTTTCACAACTTTTCATCTTAAAAAACCAGTTACTCCTGCCATATTATAACAAGTTATTGGCAATCAAAAGTTAA
- a CDS encoding glycosyltransferase family 4 protein, translated as MKKKLVYISPDYFADVDIPVLESLTNEYHIYWIIVFDSAKKGLSKFSIESLYEIAKKNGIKCGIFVKKYRRRHPFNIFFNIKIVSEALKYKADITYIETLTDIYFSLLCFFFKKQKTILAIHNVVEHQTKEISISDRIINLSNKIERGYFKNVHLFSNSQTSVYQKLYQRRRIFTIPLFLKKFYHISGLPTATTNTFTFLTWGTLRYSKGIDFLIKAAEQLYDDGFRDFKVIIAGKTSSEWEEWKLLIKHPEIFDLYITSKLLPIEDIPPMFAQSKFMVLPYRDVTQSGPLQYALTYNLPVIASQLPGFTEYIEDGKTGFLFESEDVDSLFNAMKNALMMSNDKFDDIKANQKTFVANNVSDEHIAKKYKEMFNTVLNKPV; from the coding sequence ATGAAAAAGAAACTTGTATATATATCTCCAGATTATTTTGCTGACGTAGATATTCCGGTATTAGAATCTTTGACTAATGAATACCATATCTATTGGATAATTGTGTTTGATTCTGCTAAGAAAGGGCTTTCAAAATTTTCTATCGAATCACTGTATGAAATCGCGAAAAAGAACGGTATAAAATGTGGTATTTTTGTTAAAAAATATCGCAGGCGCCATCCTTTCAACATCTTTTTTAATATAAAAATTGTCTCAGAGGCATTAAAATACAAAGCCGATATCACTTATATTGAAACGCTTACTGATATTTATTTTTCGCTTCTTTGCTTCTTCTTTAAAAAACAAAAAACAATTCTGGCCATTCATAATGTTGTTGAACATCAGACAAAAGAAATTAGTATTTCTGATAGGATCATCAACCTTTCAAATAAAATTGAACGAGGCTATTTTAAAAACGTACATCTTTTTAGCAACTCGCAAACCTCCGTTTATCAAAAGCTCTATCAGCGCCGACGCATATTTACCATTCCACTGTTTTTAAAAAAGTTTTATCATATCAGCGGGCTACCCACCGCAACAACAAATACTTTTACTTTTCTTACATGGGGAACGCTGCGCTATAGTAAGGGGATTGATTTTCTGATAAAAGCGGCAGAGCAACTATATGATGATGGGTTTAGAGATTTTAAGGTCATTATCGCCGGAAAAACAAGTAGTGAATGGGAAGAATGGAAGCTTTTAATTAAACATCCGGAAATCTTTGATTTATACATTACCTCTAAATTACTACCTATAGAGGATATACCGCCAATGTTTGCGCAAAGCAAGTTCATGGTTTTGCCCTACCGGGATGTTACACAAAGCGGACCGCTACAGTATGCACTAACTTATAACCTTCCGGTTATCGCATCGCAACTTCCTGGATTTACCGAATACATTGAAGATGGCAAAACGGGCTTTTTGTTTGAAAGTGAAGATGTCGACTCACTATTTAACGCCATGAAAAATGCATTAATGATGAGCAACGATAAATTCGACGACATTAAGGCAAACCAGAAGACATTTGTTGCGAACAATGTATCAGACGAGCACATCGCTAAAAAATATAAAGAAATGTTCAATACAGTGCTGAATAAGCCTGTCTGA
- a CDS encoding glycosyltransferase family A protein: MFSIALPAYKSKFLKECISSILAQTYTDFELIIVNDCSPEPIDEIVSQFSDPRIKYFINETNIGGKNLVDNWNNCLDKASREFFVMMGDDDRMDTIFLEEFARLIDQHPDLDVYHCRCKILNEHSEFTGFSPSCPDFESVYDNIWHRLNGHRLQFVSDFLYRTEPLKQRGGYYKLPLAWGSDDITAYTAMGQKGVAHINKAIFQYRSHSTSISSSGSQLLKMDAVMGQAAWYINFLETIPANPDDIIQRQVLIKSIKKLIQKKKLVVLINSMQANLTGAFFKWLKVRNQYQFSVVELVYAALESIKKSKSKSK, from the coding sequence ATGTTTTCGATAGCTTTGCCAGCGTATAAGAGCAAATTTCTTAAAGAATGTATATCAAGTATATTGGCCCAAACCTATACCGATTTTGAGCTGATCATTGTGAACGATTGTTCACCGGAGCCTATTGATGAAATCGTATCTCAATTCTCTGATCCCAGAATTAAGTATTTTATAAACGAAACGAACATTGGCGGCAAAAACTTGGTGGATAATTGGAACAATTGCCTTGATAAGGCCAGTCGTGAGTTTTTTGTAATGATGGGCGATGACGACAGGATGGATACCATTTTTCTTGAAGAATTTGCCAGGCTAATTGATCAACACCCGGATCTTGACGTTTATCACTGTCGCTGCAAAATATTAAATGAGCACAGTGAGTTTACCGGATTTTCACCCTCCTGCCCTGATTTTGAAAGTGTATATGATAACATATGGCATCGCCTAAACGGGCATCGTCTGCAATTTGTTTCTGACTTTCTGTACAGAACTGAGCCTTTAAAGCAACGCGGGGGCTACTATAAATTACCTCTGGCCTGGGGATCTGATGATATTACAGCTTATACTGCCATGGGGCAGAAAGGGGTTGCGCATATCAATAAAGCAATATTTCAATACCGAAGCCATAGTACAAGTATATCCAGTTCCGGCAGCCAGCTTTTAAAAATGGATGCCGTGATGGGGCAGGCAGCGTGGTACATTAATTTTTTGGAAACAATTCCCGCCAACCCGGACGACATCATACAACGTCAAGTACTAATCAAATCGATAAAAAAACTTATCCAAAAGAAAAAACTGGTTGTACTGATTAACTCAATGCAGGCAAACCTCACAGGGGCATTTTTCAAGTGGCTAAAAGTTCGCAATCAATACCAATTCTCGGTTGTAGAATTGGTATATGCCGCTTTAGAATCTATTAAAAAGTCGAAATCAAAATCCAAGTAA
- a CDS encoding glycosyltransferase family 4 protein, with amino-acid sequence MQQWWTCLFPGQSANELIEGDIKTAVLRALDHIKPDVIIAPSIVFFAGALGMQWAKNNGCKFIMFDDAKSAQVKRNVVVQWIKDTIIAQADALWLPSAFYDADYTRFLNKGVQLFYGFSSIDNAYFTSKSSYQASADSIICVARLVPIKNIDGLLKAWQLVEQGNSKLSITIIGDGSEMVLLKQLAIRLDLKRVTFTGAVSNVDLPAYFSNAAAFILPSLSETWGLVVNEAMAAGLPVLLSLNVNAAQSLLQEGVNGFGFEPTDINSIYNAVLNFDRLDRVERLAMSAASLKLVNAMSYQAMGDQLLTALNGINSNKFKKAGWLAAAIIKRWNGRNNTAGWNVLQG; translated from the coding sequence ATGCAGCAGTGGTGGACCTGCTTATTTCCTGGCCAAAGCGCTAATGAGTTAATTGAGGGCGATATAAAGACTGCTGTATTGAGGGCTTTAGACCATATTAAGCCCGATGTTATTATTGCGCCGTCAATCGTCTTTTTTGCAGGTGCATTAGGTATGCAATGGGCTAAGAATAATGGCTGCAAATTTATCATGTTTGATGATGCAAAGTCCGCACAGGTTAAGCGCAACGTTGTTGTGCAGTGGATAAAAGATACTATTATAGCACAGGCTGATGCATTGTGGTTGCCGTCTGCTTTTTATGATGCTGATTATACACGTTTCCTAAATAAAGGCGTTCAGCTTTTTTACGGTTTTTCCAGTATTGACAACGCTTATTTTACATCAAAAAGCAGCTATCAGGCAAGTGCTGATAGCATTATTTGTGTTGCCAGATTGGTGCCAATAAAAAATATCGATGGTTTATTGAAGGCTTGGCAGTTAGTTGAGCAAGGTAATAGTAAGCTTTCTATCACAATAATTGGTGATGGTTCAGAAATGGTGTTACTTAAGCAACTGGCTATAAGGTTAGATCTAAAGCGGGTAACATTTACAGGGGCGGTAAGTAATGTAGATTTGCCAGCTTATTTTTCTAATGCAGCCGCCTTTATTTTGCCAAGTTTATCAGAAACCTGGGGCCTGGTGGTTAATGAGGCAATGGCTGCCGGATTACCGGTGCTATTGAGCCTCAATGTTAACGCTGCGCAAAGTCTGCTACAAGAAGGAGTAAACGGATTTGGTTTTGAACCAACAGATATAAATAGCATTTACAATGCTGTTTTGAATTTTGATCGTCTTGACAGAGTTGAGCGGTTAGCCATGTCTGCAGCATCTTTAAAGCTTGTAAACGCCATGAGTTATCAGGCTATGGGCGATCAATTGCTGACGGCCCTGAATGGCATTAACTCAAATAAATTTAAAAAAGCGGGGTGGCTTGCTGCCGCTATAATTAAAAGGTGGAACGGAAGAAACAATACTGCCGGTTGGAACGTTTTGCAAGGCTGA
- a CDS encoding acyltransferase has protein sequence MIKKLFVLLLTRISGESKRAGIYGKYLGIKFGKNVRITGIPIFGSEPYLISIGDNVTITQGVMFHNHDGGVNVIRHKHPNIDIIKPIVVGNNVFIGANAHIMPGVTIGNNVIIAAASVVSKDVPDGVIVGGIPARIIKTIDDYEKKVVPQAVVLKNRHDQQKRKEEILALFQKSN, from the coding sequence ATGATTAAAAAATTATTCGTCCTCCTGCTTACCCGAATATCCGGAGAATCAAAAAGAGCTGGCATATACGGCAAATATTTAGGTATAAAATTTGGCAAAAATGTGCGCATAACTGGCATTCCCATATTTGGTAGCGAACCGTATCTGATCAGCATAGGCGACAATGTAACTATTACACAAGGCGTAATGTTTCATAATCATGACGGAGGCGTAAATGTAATCAGACATAAACATCCTAATATAGATATCATAAAACCCATTGTAGTTGGCAACAACGTATTTATTGGCGCCAATGCGCATATTATGCCAGGGGTGACAATTGGCAATAACGTGATCATAGCAGCGGCCAGCGTGGTGAGCAAAGATGTACCTGATGGGGTAATAGTTGGTGGCATACCCGCCCGTATTATTAAAACCATTGATGACTATGAAAAAAAAGTAGTGCCCCAGGCGGTAGTGTTAAAAAACAGACACGATCAGCAAAAGCGTAAAGAAGAAATATTAGCCCTGTTTCAAAAATCAAACTAA
- a CDS encoding O-antigen ligase family protein, whose product MGKIFFIAIALIFTLQVILKPGIKKLLWFFAGVLLFPPAVTIISSPSVPFPRLMIYVLLTVTFIQQKKVFSELKLFVLKVPLLILFFLLLCIGLSDSRLNLFLQFYRPITYFLENFFIVFLTYYYIKSSNDALRIYDFLIKIFILFGLYGLSNYVTKNNEYNAFITNLYNSHDFANDNMITGLYRFRVSSLSWHAIYYGFLLMIMLLMETFMFTSVKIRQKNYVIYIFVAILLLVNLFLANSRTPILGLIAGALIYVLFAIKLTKKIAIFYAVIFAGIVSFAVLPKSAEIVLKTANIFTGRDAEKKGEGSSMKMRQMQLDASVRIFNQSPVTGNGFEYINENLGYSSDTKKSKSSKDLEGFESYYFKLLIEQGMLGIAGNLILFIVLIIWLIKKYFKVSQFGKKIIVFTISITIAFIIFIIGTGDLGSFLFFMSILGINIKLIELNDQRRVIYMYH is encoded by the coding sequence ATGGGTAAAATATTTTTCATAGCTATCGCTTTAATTTTCACACTCCAGGTCATATTGAAACCGGGTATAAAAAAGCTACTCTGGTTCTTTGCTGGCGTATTGCTATTCCCCCCTGCGGTCACCATAATAAGTAGCCCCAGCGTGCCATTTCCCAGGCTGATGATATACGTTTTGCTTACTGTTACCTTTATTCAGCAAAAGAAAGTATTTAGTGAGCTTAAGCTTTTTGTATTGAAAGTACCTTTACTTATACTGTTCTTCTTATTGTTATGCATTGGCCTAAGTGATTCTCGCTTGAATCTTTTTTTACAGTTCTACAGGCCAATAACCTACTTTTTGGAAAACTTTTTCATAGTATTTCTAACCTACTATTATATAAAGTCGTCAAATGATGCATTACGTATTTATGATTTCCTCATAAAAATTTTCATCCTGTTCGGACTATATGGCCTTTCAAATTACGTTACAAAAAACAACGAGTATAATGCTTTTATAACCAATTTATATAATAGCCATGATTTCGCTAATGATAATATGATAACGGGGCTTTACAGATTCAGAGTTTCATCTTTATCATGGCACGCCATATATTATGGCTTTTTATTAATGATAATGCTCCTGATGGAAACATTTATGTTTACCTCAGTAAAGATTAGGCAAAAAAACTATGTTATTTACATATTCGTCGCCATTCTTTTATTAGTAAATCTGTTTTTGGCAAACTCTAGAACTCCGATACTTGGACTAATAGCCGGCGCTCTTATTTACGTGCTGTTTGCCATAAAACTAACCAAGAAAATAGCAATTTTTTATGCAGTTATTTTTGCTGGCATTGTTTCTTTTGCTGTGTTACCAAAATCAGCAGAGATCGTCTTAAAAACTGCGAATATATTTACAGGCAGGGATGCCGAAAAAAAGGGAGAAGGTAGCTCTATGAAAATGCGGCAAATGCAACTTGACGCATCTGTGCGGATTTTTAACCAAAGCCCGGTAACTGGCAACGGATTTGAATATATCAATGAAAACCTTGGCTACTCCAGCGATACTAAAAAAAGTAAAAGTAGCAAAGATCTAGAGGGCTTTGAGAGTTATTATTTTAAACTATTGATAGAACAAGGCATGTTAGGCATAGCAGGTAACTTGATACTATTTATCGTGCTGATCATCTGGTTAATTAAAAAATATTTCAAAGTCAGTCAGTTCGGGAAGAAGATAATTGTTTTTACCATCTCTATCACTATCGCATTTATCATCTTTATTATAGGAACAGGTGACCTCGGTTCCTTCCTGTTCTTTATGTCCATATTAGGGATTAACATAAAGCTGATTGAGCTTAATGATCAACGAAGAGTAATTTACATGTATCATTAA
- a CDS encoding serine O-acetyltransferase → MITTKDDYKIYLAADAKAMEVDNNTFKGRLKGHITNPRWRFIKKLRKVEYYKNSPALISKLLYAWYFIWYKRSGVKLGYSIPPNVCGKGLGLPHYGTIVISKYAKIGDYVKIHVCVNIGAHNGNNAPTVGNHCYFGPGAKIFGGIKLGNNVQIGANAVVNKSFEEDNIVLAGIPAKIVKHIEERK, encoded by the coding sequence ATGATAACCACAAAAGACGATTATAAAATATACCTGGCAGCCGATGCAAAAGCAATGGAGGTTGATAATAACACCTTTAAAGGCCGCTTAAAAGGACATATTACTAATCCCCGCTGGCGTTTTATAAAAAAACTGCGCAAAGTTGAGTATTATAAAAACTCACCGGCATTGATCTCAAAACTGCTTTACGCATGGTATTTTATATGGTATAAACGTAGTGGCGTAAAACTGGGTTATTCAATTCCACCAAACGTTTGCGGTAAAGGGCTTGGTTTACCTCATTATGGTACTATTGTAATTTCTAAATATGCCAAAATAGGCGATTATGTAAAAATTCATGTTTGTGTCAACATCGGAGCACATAATGGCAACAACGCCCCAACTGTTGGCAATCACTGCTATTTTGGCCCCGGAGCAAAAATATTTGGTGGTATTAAGCTGGGAAATAATGTACAAATAGGAGCCAACGCCGTAGTAAACAAAAGTTTTGAAGAAGACAATATAGTGCTGGCTGGTATACCCGCTAAAATTGTAAAACACATCGAAGAACGTAAATAA
- a CDS encoding glycosyltransferase family 4 protein, with the protein MKVIILCANYEPGGAQRAVVRLHKQLSKDITCECWFMHRKSADFTDSPKLILNKKISSAGDVLKICSRLYKEFKKEKPDAVISFLPYANILGLFIAYLCGIKKRISSHRNLSDKELSGSLKKMDSLWASRGIYTGITAVSRSTKKSFSYYPKAVYDKVKVINNGISFTPSALSQTECRIKLNLPELPFIIGNVGRLVEQKNHQLLISILPELPEILLVIIGKGELKASLDKQAEDLGVQDRLLIIDELNAADIPHFLKAINIFVMPSNFEGMSNALAEALYAGVPIVSSDVESQSDVLLRESDGLQAGLMASNNNEKQWIDAIMKIKNNETLREDICKKALIRSSDFTIEHMAQGFREML; encoded by the coding sequence ATGAAGGTCATTATCCTCTGTGCAAATTACGAACCCGGCGGCGCCCAGCGCGCAGTTGTAAGGCTCCACAAACAATTGAGCAAAGACATTACCTGCGAGTGCTGGTTCATGCACAGAAAAAGTGCTGATTTTACCGACTCGCCCAAGCTAATACTCAATAAAAAAATATCGTCAGCAGGTGATGTACTTAAGATCTGTAGCAGATTATATAAAGAGTTTAAAAAAGAAAAGCCTGACGCTGTTATATCTTTTCTTCCTTATGCCAACATTTTAGGTCTGTTCATTGCTTACTTGTGTGGCATAAAAAAACGCATCAGTTCACACCGTAATCTGAGTGATAAAGAACTATCGGGGTCACTTAAAAAAATGGATAGCCTGTGGGCCAGCAGGGGGATTTACACTGGTATTACTGCGGTTTCCAGATCAACAAAGAAATCTTTCAGTTACTATCCTAAAGCCGTTTATGATAAAGTGAAAGTAATTAATAACGGCATATCGTTTACACCGTCTGCACTTAGTCAGACAGAATGCCGCATAAAACTTAACCTGCCGGAACTACCGTTTATCATTGGCAATGTTGGCCGGCTTGTAGAGCAAAAAAACCACCAGTTACTCATCAGTATTTTGCCGGAACTGCCAGAAATCCTTCTGGTGATTATAGGGAAGGGGGAGCTAAAAGCGTCGCTAGATAAACAGGCCGAAGATCTTGGTGTGCAAGATCGACTGCTAATTATAGATGAGCTTAACGCAGCCGATATCCCGCATTTTTTAAAGGCGATAAACATTTTTGTGATGCCATCTAATTTTGAAGGTATGAGTAACGCCCTGGCAGAAGCGCTGTATGCTGGCGTACCCATTGTATCCAGCGATGTGGAATCGCAAAGTGATGTATTGCTGCGCGAGAGCGACGGGCTGCAGGCGGGCCTGATGGCCTCCAACAACAATGAAAAACAGTGGATCGACGCTATTATGAAGATCAAAAACAACGAGACTCTTAGAGAAGATATTTGCAAAAAAGCGTTGATCAGATCAAGTGATTTCACCATCGAACATATGGCGCAAGGCTTCAGAGAGATGCTTTAA